TCATCTGTTCTTACCTTGGTGGGCATAGTTACGTGGTACCTATTGCTGGTGGGAGGTAGGAGGTATTCAAGGTGCGTGAAAGTTGGTATAGACATCACCAtcataagaaaaaataagtatttgaaACCTATATAAAACCATTAGCTACAGCCTATTGGCACTTTATCAAGTACATGGTTCatctaaaaatttaagttgTCTCAAAGTGAAGTTACCCCTTCCGTCACAATTCTCTCTTTATTCAGAAACCACTTCCCCTTTCAAGAAAAGAGCAAACTGAACTTAACTTCTAGGATACTTGTGTGATCTGTCCATGTGCTACTTCTAGAACAGAAGGGAAAAAAACAGTTGGCTCAATGTAATGTGAATGCACAATTTGAGTTTACGATCTATTAGGTGGTCAGAAAGCTTTGACATTTTTTATGTACTCCTAGGTTTCGAGTAGGTGACGAAGTTCTTGTTGTCTTTTCTTGTGTGGGGGTACATGCAACTTGTTTTTTAACACGGCGCATCCTAGATTAGAGGCATGCTTGGTATTTTGTAACAAATTCATAGAATgcaagtcattttccttaagtgTGAACGGATGACTAGTTGACTGCTACTGAAAGCAGTGATTCACTGAAAGATTTGCTATgaaatgtgcataaaggcttcATTGTCAGCATAATTTTTTCAGTGAGtgaagttttctttcttttgaaacAATGATGTTAAAGACAGTTGTATATGCATTAGCCATATTTTCTATTACCTTTCTCATACCTTTGTCATCTGGGCGAATTCCAAGCTTTGAAGTTGAAGTTGCTGCTTTGAAAGCTTTCAAGAGCTCAATCTCTGACGACCCTTTCGGTGCACTTGTGGATTGGACTGATGCAAAGCACCATTGCAACTGGTCTGGAATCATATGTGAtccttcttcaaatcatgtCATCAACATTTCACTTATTGAGACACAGCTCAAAGGCGAAATTTCTCCGTTTCTAGGAAACCTCTCCAAACTCCAGGTTCTTGATCTAACTTTGAATTCATTTACTGGAAATATTCCACCCCAGCTGGGGCATTGCACGGACCTGGTTGAGCTCGTTTTTTACCAAAACTCTCTTTTTGGTGAAATTCCTGCCGAGCTGGGAAACCTAAAAAAACTGCAGTTAATAGATTTTGGAAATAACTTTCTAAATGGGAGTATACCTGATAGTATATGCAACTGCACTGAATTGTTGTTAGTAGgcttcaacaacaacaatttcacAGGCAAATTACCGTCTGAAATTGGTAATTTGGCTAATCTTCAGTTGTTTGTAGCTTATACAAACAATTTGGTTGGTTCTATTCCTACCTCCATTGGAATGCTGACAGCTTTGCATACCCTTGATCTGAGCGAAAACCAGTTATCTGGACCTATACCACCAGAAATTGGCAACTTGTCAAGTTTAGGAATTCTTCAGCTACATCTCAACTCTCTTTCTGGGAAAATTCCATCTGAACTTGGCCTCTGTATCAATCTTTTTACCTTGAACATGTATACTAATCAATTTACTGGAAGCATACCTCCTGAGCTTGGAAATTTAGAAAACTTGCAAATGCTCAGATTGCATAACAATAAGTTGAACTCCAGTATACCTGCCTCAATATTCCACCTGAAGTCATTAACTCATTTAGGACTCTCACAGAATGAGCTAACTGGGAATATTCCTCCCCAGTTGGGATCTTTAACGTCACTAGAAGTGCTTACCCTTCACTCCAATAAGTTATCCGGGGAGATCCCATCAACTATAACAAACCTGGCAAACTTGACATATTTGTCTTTGGGCTTTAATTTATTGACTGGATCACTTCCATCGGAACTTGGGTTACTCTATAATCTGAAGAATCTAACTGCAAATAATAACCTCCTGGAAGGATCTATTCCATTGAGCATAATAAATTGTTCTCATCTTCTAGTTTTATCCCTCGCTTTTAATAGAATAACGGGGAAAATACCAAATGGGTTGGGGCAGTTATCCAATCTTACATTTTTGTCTTTGGGATCAAACAAAATGATGGGGGAGATTCCTGATGATCTCTTCAACTGTTCAATGCTTGAAGTTCTAGATCTGAGTGATAACAATTTCAGCGGAAAACTCAAACCAATGATTGGCAGACTCTCTAAACTTCGAGTTTTAAGAGCTCGTACTAATTCATTTCTTGGGCCAATCCCACCAGAGATTGGTAAACTGAGTCAACTGCTGGATTTAGTGCTTCACGAAAACAGTTTCTCAGGTGCCATTCCACCAGAAATTTCAATGCTTTCAAACCTTCAGGGTCTTTTGCTATCTGACAACAAGCTGGAAGGTGAACTTCCTGTGCAACTTTTTGAGCTCAAACAGCTCAATGAACTCCGGCTGAAGAACAATAATTTCTTTGGTCCAATACCGCATCATATATCCAAACTAGAATCACTGTCGCTCATGGATCTGAGTGGAAATAAGCTTAATGGCACAATCCCAGAGAGCATGACGAGCCTCCGCAGATTGATGACAGTAGATCTTTCACACAACCTTCTTACCGGAACTCTTCCTAGAGCAGTACTTGCCAGCATGAGAAGTATGCAACTTTACTTGAACGTTTCCAGCAACTTGTTGCACGGAGAGATCCCAGATGAGATAGGCGTGTTAGAAATGGTTCAAGAGATTGACATGTCAAATAATAATCTGTCAGGCAGCATTCCCAGATCCCTAGAACGCTGCAAAAACTTATTTTCACTGGACCTATCAGGAAATATGCTCTCTGGTCCTGCTCCAGGTGAAATTCTCACCAAATTAAGTGAGCTTGTGTTCTTGAACCTCTCAAGGAACAGATTAGCAGGCAGTCTTCCTGAAATAGCAGGATTATCACATCTTAGCTCTCTTGATGTTTCACAAAACAAGTTCAAGGGAATTATCCCCGAGAGATTTGCCAATATGACTGCATTGAAATATCTCAACCTTTCTTTCAACCAACTTGAAGGTCACATTCCAAAGGGGGGTGTATTCAACAATATAAGGTTGGAGGATTTACTGGGAAATCCATCTCTATGTGGAAAAAAGTTTCTCAGTCCATGCCACATAAAAAGAAACCGAACAAGTTCTCATGGTTTTTCCAAGAAAACCTGGATCATACTTGCAGCACTTGGATCTGTTTTCAGTCTCATTCTTCTTGTCCTgggaatatttttatttcatcggtacatgaagaagaagaaaaaagtgaaTGACACGGAGGATACAAATCCAAAGTGTACCGCAGCACTGAGCCTCCAGAGATTTTATCAAAAGGATTTGGAACATGCTACCAATAATTTCCGTCCGGAAAACATTATTGGAGCCAGCAGTTTAAGTACTGTGTACAAAGGAACACTGGAAGATGGGAAGATTGTAGCAGTTAAGAAGCTGAATCACCAGTTCTCAGCAGAATCTGGTAAATGTTTTGATAGGGAAGTCAAGACTCTGAGCCAACTCAGACACAGGAACCTAGTTAAGGTGCTAGGTTACGCTTGGGAAAGCAAGAAGCTAAGGGCTTTAGTTTTAGAATACATGGAGAATGGGAACTTggacaacatgatttatggtcAAGTAGAGGATGACTGGACGTTGTCCAATAGGATTGATATTTTAGTTTCAGTTGCAAGTGGACTGTCATACCTGCATTCAGGCTATGATTTTCCAATAGTGCACTGTGACATGAAGCCTTCAAACATTCTTCTGGACAAAAATATGGAAGCACATGTGAGTGACTTTGGGACAGCTAGGATGTTGGGTATTCATCTCCAGGATGGGAGCAGCACATCATCAGCATCCACATTTGAAGGAACTATTGGTTACATGGCGCCAGGTAATAATTCTTACAACTTCTTGACCCACACTTTACTTACTAGATTATGTGTTACAATAACATGAATACTAGATATCTATAATGTAAACGAGCTTATATGGGTAccacaaataatattttgtcaATGGTAAATGCTTCAGATACATTCAATTTTAGCATCATTCAGTAGTAACATCACTTCTGTCAATCACAATACGCAGCACAGAagattttttttccctttcaatCACAAAATGCTGATTTAACTTGTATATGGAAGAATCGACAAGCAAGTAAATGATGCAATGTTTTGGACATATAATCTGtaaagtactttttaaaatgataatgtCAGCTTTAATCTATCCAAAAATGCCAGCGCCatgtttgaaaatttgaatttcttggACATTTTACATGCTCCTAATTTCATTTGAGACCTCACTACATGAAATGTTATCTGTGAACAGAGTTTGCATATATGAGGAAAGTGACCACAAAAGTAGATGTATTCAGCTTTGGTGTAATTGTGATGGAGATCATTACAAAAAGAAGGCCAACAAGTCTTACAGGAGCAGATGAATTACCAATTACTTTGCATCAAATTGTTCAGAATGCCCTTGCGAATGGCATAAACAAGCTAGTTCAGATCGTGGATCCTAATCTAGCTTCATATATCTCCAAGAAACAGGATGTAGTAGAGG
This window of the Solanum pennellii chromosome 2, SPENNV200 genome carries:
- the LOC107008930 gene encoding LRR receptor-like serine/threonine-protein kinase FLS2, with protein sequence MMLKTVVYALAIFSITFLIPLSSGRIPSFEVEVAALKAFKSSISDDPFGALVDWTDAKHHCNWSGIICDPSSNHVINISLIETQLKGEISPFLGNLSKLQVLDLTLNSFTGNIPPQLGHCTDLVELVFYQNSLFGEIPAELGNLKKLQLIDFGNNFLNGSIPDSICNCTELLLVGFNNNNFTGKLPSEIGNLANLQLFVAYTNNLVGSIPTSIGMLTALHTLDLSENQLSGPIPPEIGNLSSLGILQLHLNSLSGKIPSELGLCINLFTLNMYTNQFTGSIPPELGNLENLQMLRLHNNKLNSSIPASIFHLKSLTHLGLSQNELTGNIPPQLGSLTSLEVLTLHSNKLSGEIPSTITNLANLTYLSLGFNLLTGSLPSELGLLYNLKNLTANNNLLEGSIPLSIINCSHLLVLSLAFNRITGKIPNGLGQLSNLTFLSLGSNKMMGEIPDDLFNCSMLEVLDLSDNNFSGKLKPMIGRLSKLRVLRARTNSFLGPIPPEIGKLSQLLDLVLHENSFSGAIPPEISMLSNLQGLLLSDNKLEGELPVQLFELKQLNELRLKNNNFFGPIPHHISKLESLSLMDLSGNKLNGTIPESMTSLRRLMTVDLSHNLLTGTLPRAVLASMRSMQLYLNVSSNLLHGEIPDEIGVLEMVQEIDMSNNNLSGSIPRSLERCKNLFSLDLSGNMLSGPAPGEILTKLSELVFLNLSRNRLAGSLPEIAGLSHLSSLDVSQNKFKGIIPERFANMTALKYLNLSFNQLEGHIPKGGVFNNIRLEDLLGNPSLCGKKFLSPCHIKRNRTSSHGFSKKTWIILAALGSVFSLILLVLGIFLFHRYMKKKKKVNDTEDTNPKCTAALSLQRFYQKDLEHATNNFRPENIIGASSLSTVYKGTLEDGKIVAVKKLNHQFSAESGKCFDREVKTLSQLRHRNLVKVLGYAWESKKLRALVLEYMENGNLDNMIYGQVEDDWTLSNRIDILVSVASGLSYLHSGYDFPIVHCDMKPSNILLDKNMEAHVSDFGTARMLGIHLQDGSSTSSASTFEGTIGYMAPEFAYMRKVTTKVDVFSFGVIVMEIITKRRPTSLTGADELPITLHQIVQNALANGINKLVQIVDPNLASYISKKQDVVEGLLNLALSCTSPDPEDRPDMEQVLSSLSKLSKMDCMPSHLVKD